The Limnospira fusiformis SAG 85.79 genomic interval TCGCTGATTTTTACCAGGTGTATCACTCTAGTCGCTATGTGGGGGATTTATTTGTGATGCGCCTAAATTGTGAACTGAGTGATGAACAGGTAGAATATCTTAATCAAGATTTTCAGGATATTCTCTCGCGGGGACGCATAGAAAAAAGCCCCGCCCTTCCCAAGGAATTAGGAGATGAAACGGAACATCTACCCCGCTTAGTTTTTTATTTTAATCAACGGGACGTGGGGCGTTTATATCTTATGATTGCTGCTATCAATAAGATGGGGCAAAATTTACCAGGTGCATCTCATCCTGAACAGAAGTAGTCAGGGGAGGCCAAGAAAAACTAATTCCCAAATCGATATCCTTTTCCATAGACAGTGTGGACGAGGGGGACTTCGTTGGGTAGTTCGATTTTGCGCCGCAGGAGGCGAATTTGAGCGGCTAGGACGTTGCTGCTGGGTTTTTTATCTGTTTCTCCCCATAGGTGTTGGTGAATTTCGGTGTGGGTGAGGAGTTGTCCGGGGTGGCGCATGAGATACTCTAGTAATTGGCTTTCCTTTTCTGATAATTCGATCGCTCTTTGTCCACGATAGGCTAATTGAGTTTCACAATCGAATTGCAGATCACCGAATTCTAGGCGGTTAGAGGTGACTGCGACATCTAAAATAGGAGGGCGACGCAATAGCGCCCTGACTCTGGCTAGTAGTTCCCGCAGTTCAAAGGGTTTAACTAAATAGTCGTCTGCGCCTGCGTCTAGTCCTTTTACCCGGTCGTCTAGGGTATCTTTGGCGGTGAGAAATAGTATGGGGGTGCGGTTTTGCTGCGATCGCAATTGGGCGCAAATTTCTAATCCTGATTGATGGGGTAACATCCAATCAAGAATCAATAGGTCATAGTGATGGTTTTGGGCGAGGGTCCCGGCTTGTATACCTTCATAAGCCTTATCGACTGTATAACCTT includes:
- the rppA gene encoding two-component system response regulator RppA; the protein is MRILLVDDEVELTNSLSRALSREGYTVDKAYEGIQAGTLAQNHHYDLLILDWMLPHQSGLEICAQLRSQQNRTPILFLTAKDTLDDRVKGLDAGADDYLVKPFELRELLARVRALLRRPPILDVAVTSNRLEFGDLQFDCETQLAYRGQRAIELSEKESQLLEYLMRHPGQLLTHTEIHQHLWGETDKKPSSNVLAAQIRLLRRKIELPNEVPLVHTVYGKGYRFGN